In Prionailurus viverrinus isolate Anna chromosome C2, UM_Priviv_1.0, whole genome shotgun sequence, one DNA window encodes the following:
- the LOC125175681 gene encoding chloride intracellular channel protein 1: MAEEQPQVELFVKAGSDGAKIGNCPFSQRLFMVLWLKGVTFNVTTVDTKRRTETVQKLCPGGQLPFLLYGTEVHTDTNKIEEFLEAVLCPPRYPKLAALNPESNTAGLDIFAKFSAYIKNSNPALNDNLEKGLLKALKVLDNYLTSPLPEEVDETSAEDEGISQRKFLDGNELTLADCNLLPKLHIVQVVCKKYRGFSIPEVFRGVHRYLRNAYAREEFASTCPDDEEIELAYEQVAKALK, from the coding sequence ATGGCTGAAGAACAACCGCAGGTCGAATTGTTCGTGAAGGCTGGCAGTGATGGGGCCAAGATTGGGAACTGCCCCTTCTCCCAGAGACTGTTCATGGTACTCTGGCTCAAGGGAGTCACCTTCAACGTCACCACTGTTGACACCAAGAGGCGGACTGAGACAGTACAGAAGCTGTGCCCAGGAGGGCAGCTCCCATTCCTGCTGTATGGCACCGAAGTGCACACAGACACCAACAAGATTGAGGAGTTTCTGGAGGCCGTGCTGTGCcctcccaggtaccccaagtTGGCAGCTCTGAACCCTGAATCCAACACGGCTGGGCTGGACATATTTGCCAAATTTTCTGCTTACATCAAGAATTCCAACCCAGCACTCAATGACAATCTGGAGAAGGGGCTCCTGAAAGCCCTGAAAGTTTTAGACAATTACTTGACATCCCCTCTCCCCGAAGAAGTGGATGAAACCAGTGCTGAGGATGAGGGTATCTCTCAGAGGAAGTTTCTGGATGGGAATGAGCTCACTCTGGCTGACTGCAACCTGTTGCCAAAGCTCCACATAGTGCAGGTGGTATGTAAGAAGTACAGGGGATTCTCCATCCCAGAGGTGTTCCGCGGAGTGCATCGATACTTGCGCAATGCCTATGCTCGGGAAGAGTTTGCCTCCACCTGTCCAGATGATGAGGAGATCGAGCTGGCTTACGAGCAAGTGGCCAAGGCCCTCAAATAA